The sequence below is a genomic window from Silene latifolia isolate original U9 population chromosome 7, ASM4854445v1, whole genome shotgun sequence.
atctTGATTGAGTCATCTAGGAATGCTGAGGTTATTAAAGTCAAGTCCAAGGTTCATCCCATTGTAAGCAATTGGTGCATACATCCACATCTCATCTGAACTCAATAGCTGCAAAATCATTTACCATTGCTTAGTTTAATTCTTAATGACATTTACTGTTTCAACGCGAGAAAAgggtaattaaaaaaaaaaaaaaggttcgaaaccaaaaaaaaaaagtataaccaCATATGGTTCAAGCTAATTTTCTTAGTAGATAGGTGAACTAGTAATTTAATAGTGTGAATTAGGAAAAAAAATCGGAAATTTCAACTAAAAGTCAATTTTTTCATTGTTCAGCGGGGCAAACGCCGCTGCTAATTAACCcacctggctccgccactggtgATCATAATATTGTTGACATTTTTTCATGATCTTGAGAAGTATGAGATTCGGGGTCATTTAATAACGTATATTTTAAATTCGCTTTTAATTTTTTATATCGACAGTCTATTTTTAAGTTTTTCCGAACATGACAATTGAGTTATAGAAagtgtcataaaacaaaaacagtAAAGTTAGATGAGGAAAATTTTGCCTAATATGTTACCTTAATTTGAAGCTGTAAAAACTTGACATAGTGCACAGCTTCCTCCAGCATAGTACTGATATCAACCTAAAATCAATACATCAAAGAAGTTGACTTTGTTAATACGgattttctaacgtgtgccctgaATATTTTCACCAATTTGTTTTTAATGATTTACCTTTGTTCCGTTAGGCACAAGGGTCTGTAAGATCTTTAGTCTTTCATTAatcctttctcttcttttctGCATTATAGTACAATACAAACAACAAAGGTTAATAAACCATCTAATTacaagaaaacaattttgacttTTAACTGATCATGTTTCGAAAACAATACAGACATTTAATGATCAAAATGGAGATAAGAGGTGAATTACCCTGGCATATAGACTCTGAGGATCAGTGGCAGAACCTCTACTGGCTCTTGTTTTACCATTAGAATTAAGTGCCGCGGCAGCAGCTCCTTTCGAGCTGCAATCATCCTCTAAACTCCCATTGCTTGTGCTTTGTCCGTTAACTCGGCCTTCATTCTCCTCCtcatcaccatcaccaccacTCAGTGTTAGTTTCTGGCTCTTTTTTGCCTTCACATTCCTCTTCTCTTTTTGAATCTGCAATTGCAACACATTATTAACACTATTTTTTCTTGCATAAAGGGTATCAATGTACCATTGACCAAATGGGGTTCGAACGTGGTCATGATACCACCACCCGTCAATAACCTTACCTACAACCTACTAAACTACATTATAAATTAACTACGAGCAGTCAACATTATAGGTATCAACCCTTTGTGATCATTTTAAACACGACGACTTTAAACATTATACAATTAAAACACATTATTAACATTATGTTTTCATGGATGCATAAAGGGTATCAATGTATCATTGACCAAATGGGGTTTGAACCCTGGTCATGATACCACCACCCGACCACCGGTCAATAACATTACCCACTAAACTAATTAACTACGAGCAGTCAACATTATACATTTGGGTGCAACATGTCACGATAAGATAAATCACATGTGATCATTTTACACACGTTGACTTTAAACCTAACCTGGCCTGACCCTAACCTGATACACCAAAATGTATCATTGACAAAAAGGGGTTCGAACCCTGGTCATGATGCCGCCACAAGTCAAGAACCTAACCTACTAAACTAATTAACTACGAGCAGTCAACATTATACATTTGGGTATATGATAAATCATTTATGATCATTTTAAACACGGTGACTTTAAACCTGACCTAGACCCGACACACCAAAATGTACTTGATATATAAACTTACATCAGAAGGTTTGGATCTTTTCTTCAAATTCTCAGAAGAATGACATTTTTTAACATCCTCAACAACTTCATCAACAGGAGACTCTTCAAAGCTATCACCTTCACCTGGTTTAACTTCATTATCATCCTCCATATGACATTGAAGGAAATCTATCGGCGCGCCGGAATTAACATGATGATTATTATAATGTTGTTGATCAAGATTACTATTATCACTAAAGTAATCCATTTGATAATACCCAACAACATGTGGGTTTCTATAATTACTTGGTGAGTTATAGTTAGAATTATTGCTTGAATCAGAAGAATAATATGAACTTgaattagcattattattattactattattatggtaattgtttgattcaagatgATTATAATGAGCACTTAAATTGTTAGAATTAGGAAATAATTGTGCCATAAAATCAGCTTCTTCATTAACACCAACTGTTGCACTAAAATATCCCTCCATTTTTTTTTGGTGTATTGAATTATGGAGGAAAAAGAATgtttaatttttttggatttgtcaCAATAATATTGTTGTTAATATAAagtgttttttggtttttttttttgttttgtgtttggaATTGTTAGGAATTTGAAGAAGCTCAACCAGCTTGATGCTTAGGTTGAATGAAGATGATCAAACATATTTATATAGTTGGTGCAAAGGTGGATAATATTTTAATGTCCAAGCTAACTAGTTACTCCTTTTGTTGAGCTTTAAGCATCTTATTTGCTTTTTGTGCGGTCTTCATaacttattttaattatgatttaaCATATTTTTTGACATATAGGTAATTAAGTTTAAAAATTTTGACCTCAGAAAATAAATAGGGTAATTGGAGCTGATGGAGgcttggagggagtattagtatTACCTTCGATTAAATAAAGT
It includes:
- the LOC141590570 gene encoding transcription factor RSL3-like — protein: MEGYFSATVGVNEEADFMAQLFPNSNNLSAHYNHLESNNYHNNSNNNNANSSSYYSSDSSNNSNYNSPSNYRNPHVVGYYQMDYFSDNSNLDQQHYNNHHVNSGAPIDFLQCHMEDDNEVKPGEGDSFEESPVDEVVEDVKKCHSSENLKKRSKPSDIQKEKRNVKAKKSQKLTLSGGDGDEEENEGRVNGQSTSNGSLEDDCSSKGAAAAALNSNGKTRASRGSATDPQSLYARKRRERINERLKILQTLVPNGTKVDISTMLEEAVHYVKFLQLQIKLLSSDEMWMYAPIAYNGMNLGLDFNNLSIPR